In Magnetococcales bacterium, the following are encoded in one genomic region:
- a CDS encoding tetratricopeptide repeat protein, whose translation MPPRREAGGAGSGAADTLALALAAQQSGRWQEAENHYRSLMRRWPREVAGYINLALLLRQHRRFPEAISLLKRGHSFCGGDARLWRVTGLVLHEAGQAAEALAAYGKALSLDSSQASLWNDYGDTLLSLGRMPEAEEAFRRAIALNGRFAPAWNNLGEVLRRGQRVAEALTCYGQAVAFQPEEGLYHSHRGVALTELGQFDAALQCHDRALERLPESPRVHNNRGFTLWKAQHLQEAEAAFRTALAQDPSFEEALSNLAQLLLDRQRPAEAVFWLEKALLRNPHRVEVQNGLGLARQEQGDLVAACEAFETAMRLDVRHAGAATNLGNCLGERDRWEESLACYREAVTRQPDFVQGWVNLGKGLHDAGCFEEALSAYDRAIALEPDNAKARLNRAFTLLLQGRYPEGWRDWEYRWGDEQFRPFRKYQEIPLWQGQALSGRRLLLHAEQGLGDTLQMVRFLPQLACFGGEVVLECQPPLREILQGIPGCASVFVARESPPECAFQLPLMSLPAVLGVTPETIPAAEGYLGKRPEGATWPRPRRIGLCWQGNPGHRNDRRRSIPFVVLQPLFQLADCEWVSLQAGPAAAEADRHSWAAGLQRPSLEHFRQTRSVLGELDLLISVDTSVAHLAGAMAVPVWTLLTWVPDWRWGLGSEETPWYRSMRLIRQPQRGNWPLLIDTVVRRLEIRAAEGADP comes from the coding sequence ATGCCGCCACGGCGGGAGGCAGGGGGAGCGGGGAGCGGGGCGGCGGACACTCTTGCCCTGGCCCTTGCGGCCCAGCAGTCCGGACGCTGGCAGGAGGCGGAAAACCACTACCGCTCCCTGATGCGACGCTGGCCACGCGAGGTGGCCGGCTACATCAATCTGGCTCTGCTTTTGCGGCAGCACCGTCGATTTCCTGAAGCCATTTCCCTTTTGAAACGAGGTCACTCCTTCTGTGGGGGTGACGCCCGTCTCTGGCGCGTCACCGGTCTGGTCCTCCACGAGGCCGGTCAGGCGGCGGAAGCCCTCGCCGCTTACGGCAAGGCCCTCTCCCTCGATTCCTCCCAGGCGAGTCTCTGGAACGATTATGGTGATACCCTCTTGTCCCTGGGGCGCATGCCCGAGGCGGAAGAGGCTTTTCGCCGGGCCATCGCCCTGAACGGGCGCTTTGCCCCGGCCTGGAACAATCTGGGAGAGGTGTTGCGGCGGGGGCAGCGTGTCGCGGAGGCTCTGACCTGCTATGGACAGGCCGTTGCCTTCCAGCCGGAGGAGGGGCTTTACCACAGCCATCGGGGGGTCGCCCTGACCGAGCTGGGGCAATTCGATGCGGCCCTGCAATGCCATGACCGGGCCCTGGAGCGGCTGCCGGAGTCCCCCCGGGTTCACAACAATCGCGGCTTCACCCTCTGGAAAGCGCAACATCTGCAAGAGGCGGAAGCTGCCTTTCGCACCGCTTTGGCGCAGGATCCCTCCTTCGAAGAGGCGTTGTCCAATCTGGCTCAGCTGCTGCTGGACCGGCAACGTCCCGCCGAGGCGGTGTTCTGGCTGGAAAAAGCCCTTTTGCGCAACCCGCACCGGGTGGAAGTGCAGAACGGCCTGGGCCTGGCCCGCCAGGAACAGGGAGACCTGGTCGCAGCCTGTGAGGCTTTCGAAACGGCCATGCGTCTCGATGTCCGCCATGCCGGCGCGGCCACCAATCTGGGCAACTGCCTGGGAGAACGCGATCGTTGGGAGGAGTCCCTGGCCTGTTATCGGGAGGCGGTGACCCGCCAGCCCGATTTTGTCCAGGGATGGGTCAATCTGGGCAAAGGGTTGCACGACGCAGGCTGCTTCGAGGAGGCTCTGTCGGCTTATGACCGGGCTATCGCCCTGGAACCCGACAACGCCAAGGCCCGGCTGAACCGCGCTTTCACCCTGCTGCTTCAGGGACGTTACCCGGAGGGGTGGCGGGATTGGGAGTATCGCTGGGGCGACGAGCAGTTCCGTCCCTTCCGCAAATACCAGGAGATCCCCCTCTGGCAGGGTCAGGCTCTAAGCGGCAGGCGACTGCTGCTTCATGCCGAACAAGGGTTGGGCGATACCTTGCAAATGGTGCGTTTTCTGCCTCAACTGGCCTGCTTCGGTGGTGAGGTGGTGCTGGAATGTCAACCTCCCCTGCGGGAGATTCTGCAGGGGATTCCGGGTTGCGCGTCGGTGTTCGTTGCCCGGGAATCGCCGCCGGAGTGTGCCTTTCAGTTGCCGTTGATGTCTCTGCCCGCCGTGTTGGGGGTGACACCGGAGACCATTCCGGCAGCCGAAGGGTATCTGGGAAAGCGCCCGGAGGGAGCGACTTGGCCCCGGCCCCGGCGCATCGGATTATGCTGGCAGGGCAATCCCGGACATCGCAACGACCGCCGTCGCAGTATCCCCTTTGTCGTGTTGCAACCGCTTTTCCAGCTTGCCGACTGCGAATGGGTCAGCCTGCAGGCTGGTCCCGCCGCTGCCGAAGCGGATCGTCACTCCTGGGCGGCAGGATTGCAGCGCCCCTCTCTGGAACACTTCCGCCAAACACGATCCGTTCTGGGTGAACTGGATCTGCTGATCAGCGTCGATACCTCCGTGGCCCATCTGGCCGGGGCCATGGCTGTTCCGGTCTGGACCCTGCTCACCTGGGTTCCCGACTGGCGCTGGGGACTCGGCAGCGAAGAGACCCCCTGGTATCGCTCCATGCGCCTGATCCGGCAACCGCAACGGGGCAACTGGCCCTTGCTCATCGACACGGTGGTCCGGCGCCTGGAAATCAGGGCGGCGGAGGGGGCAGATCCTTGA
- a CDS encoding zinc-ribbon domain-containing protein: MRILTFNLDAETFAVDLDQVREVLAWSEITQIACAAPHVRGVIHLRGEVVPVIDVRVRLGLSRTVRTPRTCIIIMEPTEDKGKGLIGGMVDAVDEVVDIPEKELRPAPRIGIRLSPEDLRAIGHMENGRLLMLLNADRVFSYQPPGEEEVEERRPPVASPSKIPPAPPKAAPPVPSVAPAPPAAKAASVPLPTPEVPSGVTAAPTAASPEPEPPVEAAPFSPDEAVIAQESGQENLPVESQEGSEVSSDEAESSAMDGQQSDFPATDPEPDGENVGEQPTEGETGMYQRAEDLEAALTCLADVLEEELEDGEAANEDIAPASVETPDLSANDAHEEAFEAANQEEDASIPQQDIPMVSAEEEAFESSSAAIPVEEKEEPAASGESKRRTFVFGFSGRSWGEEIPGNEPLAFPVFPAAPVKTASPESGFPEDSLESLPDLPANMSADSEEVSFAEEGGGFVGETDGALPPLPPAEESWGEVVENPEGLDLLSCAGLNPPADENLLSPATGSAPRESRDPFQDAREQLVEDDLLIDVSGMPPAYSREEERAEEAARAVISPLDLSWMQSPAQPGRVMVSFFFGSGDKAWGAREIVGGDPGAHRKPVVAEKPVSPVVVPPPAPPPVAASVAEESIQVACPGCGKKFRLQASLLPAKGRKLRCSACALVFFQTLPTC; the protein is encoded by the coding sequence ATGAGAATCCTGACCTTCAATCTCGATGCGGAGACCTTCGCCGTGGACCTGGACCAGGTTCGCGAAGTGTTGGCCTGGTCGGAGATCACCCAGATTGCCTGTGCCGCGCCTCATGTGCGCGGGGTGATCCACCTCCGGGGCGAGGTGGTTCCCGTCATCGATGTGCGGGTGAGGCTGGGCCTTTCCCGCACGGTGCGGACTCCGCGAACCTGTATCATCATCATGGAGCCGACGGAGGATAAGGGCAAAGGGCTGATCGGCGGCATGGTTGACGCAGTCGATGAGGTGGTGGATATTCCGGAGAAGGAGTTGCGTCCCGCGCCGCGTATCGGCATCCGGCTCTCCCCGGAGGACTTGCGCGCCATCGGCCACATGGAAAACGGCCGGTTGCTGATGCTGCTGAATGCGGACCGGGTTTTTTCCTATCAACCGCCGGGGGAGGAGGAGGTGGAGGAACGCCGCCCGCCCGTGGCTTCTCCGAGCAAAATTCCACCCGCACCCCCGAAAGCGGCCCCTCCGGTCCCTTCCGTCGCCCCGGCTCCACCCGCTGCCAAAGCCGCGTCCGTGCCCCTGCCGACACCCGAGGTTCCGAGCGGTGTGACGGCTGCCCCGACGGCAGCCTCCCCGGAACCGGAGCCTCCGGTCGAAGCGGCGCCATTTTCGCCGGATGAAGCGGTTATTGCGCAGGAGTCCGGGCAGGAAAACCTGCCGGTTGAATCTCAGGAAGGTTCGGAGGTATCCTCCGATGAAGCGGAATCGTCTGCCATGGATGGGCAGCAATCGGATTTCCCGGCGACAGACCCCGAACCGGATGGGGAGAATGTCGGGGAGCAGCCTACCGAAGGGGAAACAGGGATGTATCAACGTGCCGAGGATCTGGAAGCCGCTTTGACCTGTCTGGCGGATGTCCTGGAGGAGGAGTTGGAAGACGGGGAGGCTGCCAACGAGGATATCGCCCCGGCTTCGGTGGAAACCCCCGATTTGTCCGCCAACGACGCTCACGAAGAGGCTTTCGAGGCGGCCAATCAGGAAGAAGACGCCTCCATTCCCCAGCAGGATATCCCGATGGTTTCGGCGGAAGAAGAGGCCTTCGAGTCGTCTTCCGCAGCGATTCCCGTCGAGGAGAAGGAAGAGCCCGCCGCTTCCGGAGAGAGCAAACGCCGTACCTTCGTCTTCGGCTTTTCCGGTCGTTCCTGGGGAGAGGAGATCCCCGGAAACGAGCCGTTGGCTTTTCCGGTCTTTCCGGCGGCTCCGGTCAAAACCGCCAGCCCGGAGTCCGGTTTTCCGGAAGATTCCCTGGAATCCCTGCCCGATCTGCCGGCCAACATGAGCGCCGATTCCGAGGAGGTCTCCTTTGCCGAAGAGGGTGGCGGTTTTGTGGGGGAGACCGATGGCGCGCTGCCCCCCTTGCCTCCCGCCGAGGAGTCGTGGGGGGAAGTGGTCGAGAATCCGGAGGGGTTGGACCTTCTCTCCTGCGCCGGGCTGAATCCCCCGGCGGACGAGAATCTCCTTTCCCCGGCCACCGGATCTGCCCCCCGTGAGTCGAGGGATCCTTTCCAGGATGCCCGTGAGCAGTTGGTGGAGGATGACCTGCTGATCGATGTTTCCGGCATGCCTCCCGCCTACTCACGGGAGGAGGAGAGGGCGGAAGAGGCGGCCCGGGCGGTGATTTCCCCCCTGGATCTGAGCTGGATGCAATCCCCGGCCCAACCGGGCCGGGTGATGGTCTCCTTCTTCTTCGGCAGCGGAGACAAAGCCTGGGGGGCTCGGGAGATCGTCGGCGGCGATCCGGGAGCCCACCGGAAGCCTGTTGTGGCCGAAAAGCCCGTCTCGCCCGTCGTCGTGCCACCTCCGGCTCCGCCGCCGGTGGCGGCTTCCGTTGCGGAAGAGTCCATCCAGGTTGCCTGTCCCGGCTGTGGCAAGAAGTTCCGTTTGCAGGCCTCCCTGCTGCCGGCCAAGGGGCGCAAACTGCGCTGTTCCGCCTGCGCCCTGGTCTTTTTCCAGACGCTCCCGACCTGCTGA
- a CDS encoding metal-dependent hydrolase → MADAKTHVTVAALVGGAASLALHLSGFLPPAETLWALLACLAGGVMPDLDADNSVVLREVFTLIAITVAFTVVFAVGSRFSVLEAMLLWLVVNQLTRLLLFRLVEKLTTHRGIWHSVPAALFSGFLTTGLLYRVAKQPDEVAWLVGFFVFLGFLVHLLLDEVWALPFFGPAKGSLGSALKLYVGGDLLATGGIYLLAGGTFFLTPEFASLWKLLGSASFWSRLGGAFWPHGAWFGLFGG, encoded by the coding sequence ATGGCCGATGCCAAGACCCATGTCACGGTGGCCGCCCTGGTGGGCGGGGCCGCTTCCCTGGCCCTGCATCTGAGCGGGTTCCTCCCTCCCGCCGAAACGCTCTGGGCCCTGCTCGCCTGTCTGGCCGGCGGCGTCATGCCGGATCTGGATGCGGACAATTCCGTGGTCTTGCGGGAAGTCTTCACCCTGATTGCGATTACCGTGGCCTTCACGGTGGTCTTTGCCGTGGGAAGCCGGTTCTCGGTCCTGGAGGCGATGCTGCTCTGGCTGGTGGTCAACCAGCTCACCCGTCTGCTGTTGTTCCGACTGGTGGAAAAATTGACCACCCATCGAGGCATCTGGCATTCGGTTCCGGCGGCGCTCTTCAGCGGTTTTCTCACCACGGGCCTGCTCTATCGGGTGGCCAAACAACCGGATGAGGTGGCCTGGTTGGTGGGGTTCTTTGTCTTTCTCGGGTTTTTGGTGCATCTTCTTCTCGACGAGGTGTGGGCCCTGCCTTTTTTCGGCCCGGCCAAGGGCTCCCTGGGTTCGGCGCTCAAACTCTACGTGGGGGGTGATCTCCTCGCCACCGGAGGGATTTACCTGCTGGCAGGGGGCACTTTTTTCCTGACTCCGGAATTCGCTTCCCTGTGGAAACTCCTGGGCAGCGCCTCCTTCTGGTCCCGACTCGGGGGGGCCTTCTGGCCCCATGGCGCCTGGTTCGGCCTTTTTGGCGGTTGA
- a CDS encoding ABC transporter substrate-binding protein produces MVFLSAQSPARAAHGISLDGKLKYAADFDHFAYSDPARARVGGTLTLHGIGGFDTMNPYTLKGTPPDMLSAFLFETLTVQSHDEPFAQYGLLARDIELAPDGQSITYTLNDAARFADGAPVTSADVAFSFETLTSEQAHPFYQSYWKDISRAEILDPRRIRFHFARKNRELPLITGELPVFSKAFFSKHSFKDLALTPPLGSGPYAIAEFDAGKTITYQRRSDYWGWNLPTRKGFFNVDKVVVKFYKDPVVALEAFKAGEFDVQLENNSKQWARDYTGPRFESGEIRTETLAHRNGAGMQGFAFNLRKSMFQDIRVRKAIGLAFDFEWSNTNLFYGQYTRTTSYFANSDMAASGKPSAKEMLLLEPFKDRLDPQVFEVPPSPPTTTPPGSVRNNLKEARELLTAAGWKMGPDNLLVDGQGNPFVIEMMLSSQAFERVVAPFAENLKRLGIRLEYRTVDPSLYQRNMDRFAFDMTVAVFPQSQSPGNEQRSMWHSESAAVEGSRNLIGIQHPAVDALVERIIYAESREELVQACRALDRVLLSGHYLVPNWHIPYHRIAYWNRFDRPATPPLYFSPMDWITTWWIRKE; encoded by the coding sequence ATGGTGTTTCTGTCGGCGCAGAGCCCGGCCCGCGCCGCCCACGGCATCAGCCTCGACGGCAAACTCAAGTACGCGGCGGACTTCGACCACTTCGCCTACAGCGATCCGGCGCGCGCCAGGGTTGGAGGCACCCTGACCCTGCACGGCATCGGCGGTTTCGACACCATGAACCCTTATACCCTCAAGGGCACGCCGCCGGATATGCTCAGCGCTTTCCTCTTCGAAACCCTGACCGTTCAGTCCCACGACGAGCCCTTCGCCCAATACGGTCTGCTGGCCCGGGACATCGAACTGGCCCCGGACGGGCAGAGCATCACCTACACCCTGAACGACGCCGCCCGCTTTGCCGACGGCGCCCCCGTCACCAGCGCCGATGTCGCCTTCTCCTTCGAAACCCTGACCTCGGAGCAGGCCCATCCCTTCTACCAATCCTACTGGAAGGATATCAGCCGCGCCGAAATTCTCGACCCCCGGCGCATTCGTTTCCATTTCGCCCGCAAAAACCGTGAACTGCCCCTCATTACCGGGGAACTGCCGGTCTTCAGCAAGGCCTTCTTCAGCAAACATTCCTTCAAGGATCTGGCCCTGACCCCGCCCCTGGGCTCCGGCCCCTACGCCATCGCCGAATTCGATGCGGGCAAGACCATCACCTATCAGCGTCGCTCCGACTATTGGGGCTGGAACCTGCCGACGCGCAAGGGCTTCTTCAATGTGGACAAAGTGGTCGTCAAATTCTACAAGGATCCGGTGGTGGCCCTGGAGGCCTTCAAGGCGGGCGAGTTCGACGTTCAGTTGGAGAACAACTCCAAACAGTGGGCCAGGGACTATACCGGCCCCCGTTTCGAATCCGGGGAGATCCGCACCGAAACCCTGGCTCACCGCAACGGCGCCGGCATGCAGGGTTTCGCCTTCAACCTGCGCAAAAGCATGTTTCAGGATATCCGTGTGCGCAAGGCCATCGGTCTGGCCTTCGATTTCGAGTGGAGCAACACCAACCTCTTCTATGGCCAGTACACCCGCACCACCAGCTATTTCGCCAACTCCGACATGGCCGCCTCCGGAAAACCGTCCGCCAAGGAGATGCTACTCCTGGAACCCTTCAAGGACCGGCTCGACCCCCAGGTCTTCGAAGTCCCGCCCTCCCCACCGACCACCACGCCCCCCGGCTCGGTGCGCAACAACCTCAAGGAGGCCCGTGAGCTTCTCACTGCCGCCGGCTGGAAGATGGGCCCGGACAACCTTCTGGTGGATGGACAGGGCAACCCCTTCGTCATCGAGATGATGCTCTCCTCCCAGGCTTTCGAACGGGTGGTGGCCCCCTTCGCGGAAAATCTCAAACGTCTGGGCATCCGCCTGGAGTACCGCACCGTCGATCCGAGTCTCTATCAGCGCAACATGGACCGCTTCGCCTTCGACATGACCGTGGCGGTCTTTCCCCAATCCCAATCCCCCGGCAACGAACAACGCTCCATGTGGCATTCGGAAAGCGCCGCCGTGGAAGGCAGCCGCAATCTGATCGGCATCCAACACCCGGCGGTGGATGCCCTGGTGGAGCGCATCATCTATGCCGAATCACGCGAGGAGCTGGTGCAGGCCTGTCGCGCCCTCGACCGGGTGCTGCTCTCCGGCCACTATCTGGTGCCCAACTGGCATATCCCCTACCACCGCATCGCCTACTGGAACCGCTTCGACAGACCGGCCACCCCGCCGCTCTATTTCAGCCCGATGGACTGGATCACCACCTGGTGGATCCGGAAGGAGTGA
- the yejB gene encoding microcin C ABC transporter permease YejB, with the protein MASYLLRRLLLMIPTLFGIMAITFLVIQFVPGGPVERTLSIMQQQMQAGGEVSGGGGLGYRGAKGLDPAQIDQLKRLYGFDRPAHERFVTMMWNFLRFDFGESYYQHRSVTDLVISKLPVSISLGVWTFLLTYLVSIPLGIRKAVHHGTPFDTFTSVLILVGYSIPGFVLGILLVVLFGGGSFWNLFPLRGLVSDHWATLPWTGRILDYFWHLVLPLTASTVGSFAVTTMLTKNCFLEEISKQYVLTARAKGLDDRAVLFRHVFRNAMMPLVTGFPGSFVAAFFSGSLLIETIFSLDGLGLLGYESVMHRDYPVVMATLYFFSLLGLITRLLTDLTYVLVDPRITFDSRS; encoded by the coding sequence ATGGCCAGTTACCTGTTGCGCCGCCTGCTGCTGATGATTCCCACCCTGTTCGGTATCATGGCCATCACCTTCCTGGTCATCCAGTTCGTGCCGGGCGGACCGGTGGAACGCACCCTCTCGATCATGCAGCAACAGATGCAGGCGGGCGGTGAGGTATCCGGCGGGGGGGGACTGGGCTATCGGGGTGCCAAGGGACTCGATCCGGCGCAGATCGACCAGTTGAAGCGGCTCTACGGCTTCGATCGACCGGCCCATGAGCGTTTTGTCACCATGATGTGGAATTTCCTGCGCTTCGACTTCGGGGAGTCCTACTATCAGCACCGCAGCGTCACCGATCTGGTCATCTCCAAGCTGCCGGTCTCCATCTCCCTGGGGGTGTGGACCTTTCTGCTCACCTATCTGGTCAGCATCCCCCTGGGCATTCGCAAAGCGGTGCATCACGGCACCCCCTTCGACACCTTCACCTCGGTTCTGATCCTGGTCGGTTACTCCATTCCCGGATTCGTGCTGGGCATTCTGCTGGTGGTTCTCTTCGGCGGGGGCAGCTTCTGGAACCTCTTCCCCCTGCGGGGGCTGGTCTCGGACCACTGGGCCACCCTGCCCTGGACCGGGCGTATCCTCGACTACTTCTGGCACCTGGTCCTGCCCCTGACCGCGTCGACCGTCGGCTCCTTCGCCGTGACCACCATGTTGACCAAAAACTGCTTCCTGGAGGAGATCTCCAAGCAGTACGTGCTGACGGCTCGGGCCAAGGGGCTGGACGATCGGGCCGTGCTGTTCCGCCACGTCTTCCGCAACGCCATGATGCCCCTGGTCACCGGCTTCCCCGGCTCCTTCGTGGCCGCCTTCTTCAGCGGTTCCCTGCTCATCGAAACCATCTTCAGCCTCGACGGCCTGGGGCTGCTCGGTTACGAGTCGGTCATGCACCGCGACTACCCGGTGGTCATGGCCACCCTCTATTTCTTCTCCCTGCTGGGGCTGATCACCCGTCTGCTCACCGATCTGACCTATGTGCTGGTGGATCCGCGCATCACCTTCGATTCCCGGAGCTAG